One Rosa chinensis cultivar Old Blush chromosome 5, RchiOBHm-V2, whole genome shotgun sequence genomic region harbors:
- the LOC112166533 gene encoding protein argonaute 6 isoform X1, which produces MVDVAAAGAGNARKDPNLIPPPPPTIPPNVKPGVLTSPKYSITSRKQLLANHFKVTVKAPDSVFYQYSVHTTSENKKAAQGKGIGRKLVDMLYQTYSSKLADNKFVYDEEKALYTVGPLPQNKLDFTVPLEETFAKRHSRGKTKNSKKKSRKLIRLISF; this is translated from the exons ATGGTGGATGTGGCTGCTGCTGGTGCGGGGAACGCAAGAAAGGATCCAAATTTGATCCCACCACCTCCTCCAACCATTCCACCCAATGTGAAGCCAGGAGTTCTGACTTCTCCCAAGTATTCTATTACGAGTAGGAAACAATTGCTTGCAAACCACTTCAAAGTCACTGTGAAAGCTCCAGATTCTGTATTCTACCAATATTCT GTTCATACTACTTCTGAAAACAAGAAGGCCGCTCAAGGCAAGGGAATTGGCAGAAAACTGGTTGACATGCTCTATCAAACATATTCTTCTAAACTTGCTGATAACAAGTTTGTGTATGATGAAGAGAAAGCTCTATATACAGTTGGTCCTCTTCCGCAGAACAAGCTTGACTTTACAGTTCCCCTGGAGGAGACATTTGCAAAGAG ACATTCGAGAGGCAAAACCAAAAattccaaaaagaaaagcaGAAAGCTTATTCGGCTGATTTCATTCTGA
- the LOC112166533 gene encoding protein argonaute 6 isoform X2 yields MVDVAAAGAGNARKDPNLIPPPPPTIPPNVKPGVLTSPKYSITSRKQLLANHFKVTVKAPDSVFYQYSVHTTSENKKAAQGKGIGRKLVDMLYQTYSSKLADNKFVYDEEKALYTVGPLPQNKLDFTVPLEETFAKRKM; encoded by the exons ATGGTGGATGTGGCTGCTGCTGGTGCGGGGAACGCAAGAAAGGATCCAAATTTGATCCCACCACCTCCTCCAACCATTCCACCCAATGTGAAGCCAGGAGTTCTGACTTCTCCCAAGTATTCTATTACGAGTAGGAAACAATTGCTTGCAAACCACTTCAAAGTCACTGTGAAAGCTCCAGATTCTGTATTCTACCAATATTCT GTTCATACTACTTCTGAAAACAAGAAGGCCGCTCAAGGCAAGGGAATTGGCAGAAAACTGGTTGACATGCTCTATCAAACATATTCTTCTAAACTTGCTGATAACAAGTTTGTGTATGATGAAGAGAAAGCTCTATATACAGTTGGTCCTCTTCCGCAGAACAAGCTTGACTTTACAGTTCCCCTGGAGGAGACATTTGCAAAGAG AAAAATGTAA
- the LOC112202237 gene encoding shikimate O-hydroxycinnamoyltransferase, protein MAVNVSVIESTVVRPAAETPRQSLWLSNLDLVMSSTHTPSIYMYKPKVDAGADKDSNFFDRHVLKDALGKALMPFYPMAGRLKRKMDEGEKGRLEIDCNAEGALFVVAHSSSCIDDFGDFAPTPDFGRGRGLLPTVDYSGGISSYPLLLVQITYLKCGGVALGVRIDHHVADGLSALHFINTWSDMARGLDLAIPPTIDRTLLRARDPPRTLLNHNHHTVYQPPNDHDQHESTGAETVVSVLTFTREQLNILKAMSTTTKEEDDDMNIKYTSFEVFSGHVWRCACKARELANDQETNLHFPVNGRTKLQPPLPPGYFGNVIFRAAATAIAGDLISKPLSYAASCIHNAVVRMDDDYVRSILDYLELQQRHQDLSSLAHVTHIRCPNLAITSWFTLPLYDADFGWGRPSFMGRAGIPSEGKAYMIPSATNDGLSLCINLHSRYMNTFSKLVYDI, encoded by the coding sequence ATGGCGGTCAATGTCAGTGTGATTGAGTCGACAGTGGTGAGGCCAGCGGCAGAGACACCTCGACAGTCGTTGTGGCTCTCGAACTTGGACTTGGTGATGTCCAGCACTCACACTCCCAGTATTTATATGTACAAGCCAAAAGTCGATGCTGGTGCAGACAAGGACAGTAATTTCTTTGACAGGCATGTCTTGAAGGACGCGCTCGGCAAGGCCCTTATGCCCTTTTACCCCATGGCCGGCCGCCTGAAGCGAAAAATGGATGAGGGCGAGAAGGGTCGTCTCGAAATAGATTGCAATGCGGAGGGGGCCTTGTTTGTTGTGGCCCATAGCAGCTCTTGCATCGATGACTTCGGCGATTTTGCACCCACTCCCGACTTCGGGAGAGGGAGAGGGCTCCTCCCTACCGTTGACTACTCCGGCGGGATATCTTCTTATCCTCTGTTGCTGGTACAGATCACATATTTAAAATGCGGTGGAGTGGCACTTGGTGTTCGCATAGACCATCACGTAGCAGATGGATTATCTGCTCTTCACTTTATAAATACATGGTCTGATATGGCTCGTGGTCTGGACCTTGCAATCCCACCAACGATCGACAGGACATTACTTCGTGCTCGAGACCCACCTCGAACTTTACTCAACCACAATCACCACACTGTATACCAACCTCCTAATGACCACGATCAACATGAAAGCACCGGGGCAGAAACAGTAGTCTCGGTTCTTACATTTACTAGGGAGCAGCTCAACATCTTGAAAGCTATGTCGACCACGACAAAGGAGGAAGACGATGATATGAATATCAAGTATACCTCATTTGAGGTGTTTTCAGGTCATGTATGGAGATGTGCTTGCAAGGCACGTGAACTAGCTAATGATCAAGAAACCAATTTACACTTTCCTGTGAACGGTAGGACCAAACTGCAACCCCCACTCCCACCTGGTTACTTTGGTAATGTGATTTTCAGAGCCGCAGCAACAGCCATAGCAGGAGATCTCATATCAAAACCATTATCGTATGCTGCAAGCTGCATTCACAATGCTGTGGTGCGTATGGACGATGATTATGTTCGATCGATACTCGACTATCTTGAACTTCAGCAGCGCCATCAGGATTTGTCAAGCCTTGCTCATGTGACTCATATTAGGTGCCCTAATCTTGCGATAACTAGCTGGTTTACGCTTCCCCTCTATGATGCTGATTTTGGGTGGGGGcgaccaagtttcatgggacGCGCTGGAATTCCAAGTGAAGGAAAGGCTTACATGATACCAAGTGCAACTAATGATGGTTTATCGCTGTGCATAAATTTGCATTCTCGGTATATGAACACATTTTCCAAGTTGGTTTATGACATATAA